From the genome of Nicotiana sylvestris chromosome 2, ASM39365v2, whole genome shotgun sequence, one region includes:
- the LOC104237463 gene encoding probable pectate lyase P59, whose amino-acid sequence MKGPKVMHSFFVLFFIFTAIIPSFLAHIGEFDEVWRRRAEEARKVALQTYESEPENVTLAFNKQVRDAMKELSEVIPKNDTRRELGTKKYTGPCMVTNPIDKCWRCDPNWADNRKKLADCAMGFGSKATGGKAGRFYVVNDSSDDYTDPKPGTLRHAVIQKEPLWIIFDRGMTIRLHQELIMQSDKTIDARGANVHIAGGAGIMIQYTKNVIIHGLHIHDIVQGNGGMVRDAVDHIGLRTMSDGDGISIFGASNIWIDHVSMWNCYDGIIDAVEGSTGITISNGHFTDHNEVMLFGASDSSSIDQQMQITLAFNHFGKRLVQRMPRCRWGYIHVVNNDYTHWNMYAIGGSKNPTIISQGNRFIAPPDIFKKQITKREYSPESVWMQWTWRSEGDLYMNGAYFVQSGDPDWSKKHQNLYDGISAAPADQVTWITRFAGALGCKVGQAC is encoded by the exons atgaaagGACCTAAGGTGATGCATTCGTTCTTCGTTCTATTTTTCATATTTACCGCAATAATTCCGAGTTTCTTGGCTCATATTGGAGAGTTCGACGAAGTGTGGAGGAGGAGAGCAGAGGAAGCCAGAAAGGTCGCTCTCCAAACTTATGAGAGCGAACCTGAAAATGTCACATTAGCATTTAACAAACAAGTCCGTGA TGCTATGAAGGAATTAAGTGAAGTAATACCAAAGAATGACACAAGAAGGGAGCTAGGTACTAAAAAATACACGGGCCCTTGTATGGTCACAAATCCAATCGATAAGTGCTGGAGATGTGACCCTAATTGGGCAGACAACAGGAAAAAGCTAGCAGATTGTGCAATGGGCTTTGGATCCAAGGCCACTGGCGGAAAGGCCGGCAGGTTCTATGTCGTCAATGATTCTTCAGATGATTATACCGACCCAAAACCAG GAACCCTACGTCATGCTGTTATTCAAAAGGAGCCATTGTGGATCATATTTGATAGAGGAATGACCATTAGGCTGCACCAGGAGTTGATCATGCAGAGTGATAAAACTATCGATGCTCGTGGGGCTAACGTTCACATTGCTGGTGGCGCTG GTATCATGATCCAGTATACAAAAAACGTGATTATCCATGGCCTACACATTCATGACATTGTCCAAGGAAATGGTGGCATGGTTAGAGATGCAGTAGACCATATTGGACTACGCACAATGAGTGATGGAGATGGCATTTCCATATTTGGTGCGTCCAATATTTGGATTGATCATGTGTCAATGTGGAATTGCTATGATGGAATTATTGATGCTGTTGAAGGATCCACCGGTATCACCATATCAAATGGCCATTTCACAGATCATAATGAGGTGATGTTGTTTGGTGCGAGTGATAGTTCTTCAATAGATCAACAAATGCAAATTACACTAGCATTCAATCATTTTGGAAAGAGATTGGTGCAGAGAATGCCGAGGTGCAGATGGGGATACATTCATGTTGTTAATAATGACTATACTCACTGGAATATGTATGCTATTGGTGGTAGTAAAAATCCTACCATTATTAGCCAGGGTAATCGTTTCATTGCTCCTCCTGACATCTTCAAGAAGCAG ATTACAAAGAGGGAGTACTCTCCAGAATCAGTGTGGATGCAGTGGACATGGAGATCAGAGGGAGATTTATACATGAATGGGGCATATTTTGTTCAATCTGGTGATCCTGATTGGTCAAAGAAACATCAAAATCTTTACGATGGAATATCAGCAGCACCAGCAGATCAAGTCACTTGGATTACAAGGTTTGCAGGGGCACTTGGTTGCAAGGTAGGACAGGCTTGTTAG